One genomic segment of bacterium includes these proteins:
- the murA gene encoding UDP-N-acetylglucosamine 1-carboxyvinyltransferase, translated as MTSFLVRGPTRLHGHFEPSGNKNAALPIIAACLLTEEPVILHNVPLIGDVKSLLLILEGMGASITSPEPATLHIHCNGMTSSEISEEQASIIRASILLAGPSLARFGEVTLPPPGGDVIGRRRIDSHVHALEGLGASYTFLNGHRFRAGTLKGSVVFMDEPSVTGTENLIMASVLAEGHTTIENAACEPHVQDLCHFLNTLGARISGIGSNILQIEGVERLSGGEYTICPDHIEVGSIMALAAVTRSPITIGGYQPEMNKPIDLGWARLGIKYDPLPDGIAQMRFNGPLNVLPDLGGAIPKIEDGPWPSFPADLTSIALVAATQAYGSILIHEKMFESRMFFVDRLIVMGAQIVLCDPHRAVVMGPNKLTASTMSSPDIRAGMALLIAALVAEGESVIHNAEQIERGYEAIDTRLGAMGADIRRVG; from the coding sequence ATGACGAGCTTCCTGGTCAGGGGTCCGACCCGGCTACACGGGCACTTCGAGCCGTCGGGCAACAAGAACGCCGCTCTACCGATAATCGCGGCCTGTCTGCTGACCGAAGAGCCGGTCATCCTGCACAACGTGCCACTGATCGGCGACGTCAAGTCCCTGCTCCTCATCCTGGAGGGCATGGGAGCGTCGATCACCAGTCCGGAGCCGGCGACCCTCCACATCCATTGCAACGGGATGACCAGTTCGGAGATCTCCGAGGAACAGGCCAGCATCATCCGGGCTTCCATCCTGCTGGCCGGCCCTTCCCTGGCCCGTTTCGGCGAGGTCACCCTCCCACCGCCGGGTGGTGACGTCATCGGGCGGCGCCGGATCGACTCCCATGTGCACGCTCTGGAAGGACTCGGCGCCTCGTACACCTTCTTGAACGGTCACCGGTTCCGGGCCGGGACGCTCAAGGGATCGGTGGTGTTCATGGACGAACCGTCCGTGACCGGCACCGAGAACCTGATCATGGCCTCGGTGCTCGCCGAAGGTCATACCACCATCGAGAACGCCGCGTGCGAACCGCACGTCCAGGATCTGTGCCACTTCCTCAACACGCTCGGCGCTCGCATCTCCGGCATCGGCAGCAACATCCTCCAGATCGAAGGCGTGGAACGCTTGAGCGGCGGCGAGTACACCATCTGCCCCGATCACATCGAGGTGGGGAGCATCATGGCGCTGGCCGCCGTTACGCGATCCCCCATCACCATCGGTGGCTACCAGCCGGAGATGAACAAGCCCATCGACCTGGGCTGGGCTCGCCTGGGCATCAAGTACGACCCGCTGCCGGACGGCATTGCCCAGATGCGCTTCAACGGACCACTCAACGTACTGCCCGACCTCGGCGGCGCCATCCCCAAGATCGAGGACGGGCCGTGGCCGTCGTTCCCGGCCGACCTGACCAGCATCGCGCTGGTGGCCGCCACCCAGGCCTACGGTTCGATCCTCATCCACGAGAAGATGTTCGAGTCGAGGATGTTCTTCGTGGACCGCCTGATCGTCATGGGCGCCCAGATAGTGCTGTGCGATCCTCACCGGGCGGTGGTCATGGGACCCAACAAGTTGACGGCCAGCACCATGTCCAGCCCCGACATCCGGGCCGGTATGGCGCTTCTCATCGCGGCGCTGGTGGCCGAGGGCGAGAGCGTGATCCACAACGCCGAGCAGATCGAGCGGGGTTACGAGGCGATCGACACCCGGCTCGGGGCCATGGGCGCCGACATCCGGCGGGTCGGCTGA